A part of Amycolatopsis lurida genomic DNA contains:
- a CDS encoding ABC transporter ATP-binding protein, with the protein MSTEAASSDLGGVSGSVLSISDLSVSFPTDEGVVNAVKGIGFDVKPGEIVAVVGESGSGKSVTSMSVLGLLPKTSRIAGELRLGDRNLADLKEKDLQKIRGNQVAMIFQEPMTALNPVYTVGWQLREALRSHQDISKEAADKRAIELLEMVGIPNPPLRFKQYPHQLSGGLRQRVVIAMAISCDPKVIIADEPTTALDVTVQAEILGLLRKLRDTLNTAIVLITHDMGVVADLADRVVVMYQGNIVEEAPVRDLFASPSQEYTRKLLAAVPVLGQRPEGRRLLEEGISADSDEATKIAEEIRLEDSELAAVIEENAPALEIKNLVLEYPGRRGQAKNRAVDDVSLSIAKGEIVGLVGESGSGKSTVGRCAIRLLTPTSGTVSIAGKDITNMSNKDLRPLRRYFSIVFQDPASTLDPKMTIGESIAEPMVLHKFLQGKALNERVASLLDKVELGGHYRNRYPHELSGGQRQRVAIARALSLDPALLIADEPTSALDVSVQARVLDLFLDLQRSLQFACLFISHDLAVVDLLADRVAVMQHGKLVEVGTRDQVLHSPREDYTRRLLSAAPVADPVLQAERRAAWEAGKLAPVAD; encoded by the coding sequence GTGAGCACTGAAGCAGCATCGTCGGACCTCGGCGGCGTGTCGGGTTCGGTTCTGTCCATCTCCGACCTGAGCGTCTCGTTCCCGACCGACGAGGGCGTGGTCAACGCCGTCAAGGGCATCGGATTCGACGTCAAACCGGGTGAGATCGTCGCGGTGGTCGGTGAGTCCGGTTCCGGCAAGTCGGTGACCTCGATGTCGGTGCTCGGGCTGCTCCCGAAGACGAGCCGGATCGCGGGCGAACTCCGCCTCGGGGACCGCAACCTGGCCGATCTCAAGGAGAAGGACCTCCAGAAGATCCGCGGCAACCAGGTCGCGATGATCTTCCAGGAGCCGATGACCGCGCTCAACCCGGTTTACACCGTCGGCTGGCAGCTGCGCGAGGCGCTCCGCTCGCACCAGGACATCTCGAAGGAAGCCGCCGACAAGCGCGCCATCGAGCTGCTGGAGATGGTCGGCATCCCGAACCCGCCGCTGCGCTTCAAGCAGTACCCGCACCAGCTCTCCGGCGGTCTGCGGCAGCGCGTCGTCATCGCGATGGCGATCTCTTGCGACCCGAAGGTCATCATCGCCGACGAGCCGACCACGGCGCTCGACGTCACCGTGCAGGCGGAGATCCTCGGCCTGCTGCGCAAGCTGCGCGACACCCTCAACACCGCGATCGTGCTGATCACGCACGACATGGGGGTCGTCGCCGACCTCGCCGACCGCGTGGTCGTGATGTACCAGGGCAACATCGTCGAAGAGGCGCCGGTGCGCGACCTGTTCGCGTCGCCGTCGCAGGAGTACACCCGCAAGCTGCTCGCCGCGGTCCCCGTGCTGGGCCAGCGTCCGGAAGGCCGCCGCCTGCTCGAAGAGGGCATCTCCGCCGACAGCGACGAGGCCACGAAGATCGCCGAGGAGATCCGCCTCGAGGACTCCGAGCTCGCCGCGGTGATCGAGGAGAACGCGCCCGCGCTCGAGATCAAGAACCTCGTGCTGGAGTACCCCGGCCGTCGCGGCCAGGCGAAGAACCGCGCGGTGGACGACGTCTCGCTGAGCATCGCCAAGGGCGAGATCGTCGGCCTGGTCGGCGAGTCCGGTTCCGGCAAGTCGACCGTCGGCCGCTGCGCGATCCGCCTGCTGACCCCGACCTCGGGCACCGTCTCGATCGCGGGCAAGGACATCACGAACATGTCGAACAAGGACCTGCGCCCGCTGCGCCGGTACTTCTCGATCGTGTTCCAGGACCCGGCGTCCACACTGGACCCGAAGATGACCATCGGCGAATCGATCGCCGAGCCGATGGTGCTGCACAAGTTCCTGCAGGGCAAGGCCCTGAACGAGCGCGTGGCGTCCCTTTTGGACAAGGTCGAGCTCGGCGGCCACTACCGCAACCGCTACCCGCACGAGCTGTCCGGCGGTCAGCGTCAGCGCGTCGCCATCGCGCGGGCGCTGTCGCTCGACCCGGCGCTGCTGATCGCGGACGAGCCCACCTCGGCGCTGGACGTGTCGGTGCAGGCGCGGGTGCTGGACCTGTTCCTGGACCTGCAGCGCTCGCTGCAGTTCGCCTGCCTGTTCATCAGCCACGACCTCGCCGTCGTCGACCTGCTGGCCGACCGCGTCGCGGTGATGCAGCACGGCAAGCTGGTCGAGGTCGGCACGCGTGACCAGGTGCTGCACTCGCCGCGCGAGGACTACACCCGTCGTCTGCTGTCGGCCGCCCCGGTCGCGGACCCGGTGCTGCAGGCCGAGCGGCGTGCGGCCTGGGAAGCGGGCAAGCTGGCCCCGGTGGCCGACTGA
- the mshB gene encoding N-acetyl-1-D-myo-inositol-2-amino-2-deoxy-alpha-D-glucopyranoside deacetylase: MISDLPKLLLVHAHPDDESITTGGTIARYAAEGAEVTVVTCTLGEEGEIIPPSLDGLGSWASDQLGGYRAGELASACAALGVTRHRYLGGIGRWRDSGMAGTPSAAHPRAFSGGDLGEQAAQLAEILDEVRPQVVVTYDAFGGYGHPDHIRAHEVTMAAAPKAASVERVFHTVSSRDAVAAGLAALRGRSPFRVPEDGELPVTPDETITTVVDVGAHIPAKAAALRAHETQVSVPAPPHLADHFALSNDIAQPITPNEYFVLAHGPAEGAAADLFGGLAR; the protein is encoded by the coding sequence GTGATCTCCGATCTGCCCAAATTGCTGCTCGTGCACGCCCATCCGGACGACGAGAGCATCACCACCGGTGGCACCATCGCGCGTTACGCCGCCGAAGGCGCCGAAGTGACCGTCGTCACGTGCACGCTCGGTGAGGAAGGCGAGATCATCCCGCCGTCCCTCGACGGTCTCGGTTCGTGGGCTTCGGACCAGCTCGGCGGCTACCGCGCGGGCGAGCTGGCGTCGGCCTGCGCGGCGCTGGGCGTCACCCGGCACCGGTATCTCGGCGGCATCGGCCGCTGGCGTGACTCGGGTATGGCCGGGACGCCGTCCGCGGCGCATCCGCGCGCGTTCTCCGGCGGCGACCTCGGGGAGCAGGCGGCTCAGCTCGCCGAGATCCTCGACGAGGTCCGGCCACAGGTCGTCGTCACGTATGACGCCTTCGGGGGTTACGGGCACCCTGACCACATCCGCGCGCACGAGGTCACGATGGCCGCGGCACCGAAGGCCGCGTCGGTCGAGCGGGTCTTCCACACGGTTTCCTCCCGCGACGCCGTCGCGGCGGGCCTCGCCGCGCTGCGCGGACGCTCTCCGTTCCGGGTCCCCGAAGACGGCGAACTGCCGGTGACGCCGGACGAGACCATCACGACCGTCGTCGACGTCGGTGCGCACATCCCGGCGAAGGCGGCCGCGCTGCGGGCGCACGAGACCCAGGTCAGCGTGCCCGCTCCGCCGCATCTCGCGGATCACTTCGCGCTGAGCAACGACATCGCGCAGCCGATCACCCCGAACGAGTACTTCGTGCTCGCGCACGGACCGGCCGAAGGCGCCGCGGCCGATCTGTTCGGGGGCCTCGCGAGGTGA
- a CDS encoding site-2 protease family protein gives MRPSPIFLGILAVTVLGGVLAAFGDNTTISRQDYDPLITIGVILLVAGGWVASLTLHEFGHAVVAFRGGDHSVAHKGYLSMDVRKYTDPILSIVLPLVFLVIGGIPLPGGAVWIEHGRLRSRGVQSWVSLAGPLSNLGVGVLLTLVIALVPMSSGLVIGLSFLALLQVVTFILNILPIPGLDGWGAIEPYLSPGAREFGAKVRPWAPLALFAVLIAVPGASPLFWDVSYAIFDAVGGFTLAAQYGQDAFMFWK, from the coding sequence GTGCGGCCAAGCCCGATCTTCCTCGGCATCCTCGCGGTCACCGTCCTGGGCGGTGTGCTGGCGGCTTTCGGTGACAACACCACGATTTCCCGGCAGGACTACGACCCGCTGATCACCATCGGCGTGATCCTGCTCGTCGCCGGCGGCTGGGTGGCGTCGCTGACGCTCCACGAATTCGGCCACGCCGTCGTCGCGTTCCGCGGTGGTGACCACAGCGTCGCCCACAAGGGTTATCTGTCCATGGACGTCCGGAAATACACGGATCCGATCCTGTCCATCGTCCTGCCGTTGGTATTCCTCGTCATCGGCGGCATCCCGCTGCCGGGCGGCGCGGTCTGGATCGAACACGGACGACTGCGGTCACGCGGGGTCCAGTCGTGGGTGTCACTCGCCGGACCACTGAGCAACCTCGGCGTCGGTGTCCTGCTGACCCTCGTCATCGCGCTGGTGCCGATGTCCTCCGGTCTCGTCATCGGGCTTTCGTTCCTGGCGCTGCTTCAGGTCGTCACGTTCATCCTGAACATCCTGCCGATCCCCGGACTCGACGGCTGGGGCGCGATCGAGCCGTACCTTTCGCCGGGCGCGCGGGAGTTCGGCGCGAAGGTCCGGCCGTGGGCGCCGCTGGCGCTGTTCGCCGTGCTGATCGCCGTCCCCGGAGCCAGCCCCTTGTTCTGGGATGTGTCCTACGCGATCTTCGACGCCGTCGGCGGATTCACGCTCGCCGCGCAATACGGACAAGACGCGTTCATGTTCTGGAAGTGA
- a CDS encoding WhiB family transcriptional regulator, with product MVFQHRQPGECVDSEEADVRLEADGREWGQVVGWGEVPEQQLGDLTELFDDASAEEQDWQERALCAQTDPEAFFPEKGGSTREAKRICLGCEVKDECLEYALAHDERFGIWGGLSERERRKLKKRAV from the coding sequence ATGGTGTTTCAACACCGCCAGCCTGGGGAGTGCGTGGACAGCGAGGAGGCGGACGTGCGGTTGGAAGCAGATGGAAGGGAATGGGGGCAAGTCGTGGGTTGGGGTGAGGTCCCGGAGCAGCAACTGGGCGATCTCACCGAGCTTTTCGACGATGCCTCCGCGGAAGAGCAGGACTGGCAGGAACGGGCCCTCTGCGCGCAGACGGACCCGGAGGCGTTCTTCCCCGAGAAGGGCGGCTCCACCCGTGAAGCCAAGCGGATCTGCCTCGGTTGCGAGGTCAAGGACGAGTGCCTCGAGTACGCCCTCGCGCATGACGAGCGGTTCGGTATTTGGGGCGGGCTCTCCGAACGTGAGCGTAGGAAACTGAAAAAGCGAGCTGTGTGA
- a CDS encoding glycosyltransferase family 2 protein, with translation MSRTAASPVLRTVPVLAIVVCHNGENWLPLALSALRRSGVRPRHILAVDTGSTDGTAKILADAASVGEAPVLDGILTLSRDVGFGAAVGEAVEHAVERWGDPGGWLWLLHDDCAPEPDCLENLLAAAENEPEATVLGPLAVDWSDPRLIVEAGLSTDAIGHRQQVAPDESDIAVLAVPSAGSLVRREVWHDLGGYDPRFSLLREDLDFGWRANAAGGRVLSVPTARLRHARALSTGQREPDALELPLATANRAHGLRVFLVNCSPLSFWFGLFRIPVFAVLRALAFLVLRRTGEAGAELAAAWYLLRGRGGLRAARAERRKTGRPGHVRGLFTGRMTRVRNAVRAGVVGLVRRGVERDFALGTVPESVDQEGAWIPPEAVKAGQERPVGPGALPAGAMRGVGSRGTGLRRPSGVVAVAVPEKPAAAGPKPSPVPRDGGRRPEPELVFVEVDRKRVLGATVFAPPVLMLVVLTALAFVINGSRLGLDLFGGKLLPVGGLGEIWSSYLAPWHAIAGGTASPAPATLPVLGTLGAIFTPIGGPAALVAILLIGDIPLAALSAYAATRHLRVRRWVRAVVAAAYGVLPAATASVAQGRVDVVVVHLLLPLVIAGIVGLLVRADSRWLHVSALSAIGLALIGAFSPLAHALALVGLLIGFVVLPSPTGLARRIASVGIVVFLPLALLLPWPSVLLRHPELLLHGLGGGATAASGADLAGLDPGGPGAWPIGVALVAAAIVALVVRPSKGAGGGVAVVVLGVLGLVAVRFVAVTPMSGGAHATGYAGVPLLVISAGLLWTVLATWQRGGSGVDPAPWLAKVTAVAGVLVLLALATGAVVAGREGPLRAGERPSLAPEISAELASSGRSVLVIGPVQDGARQTGGRLPSFGDDEFAPTPGSADRLASWRRDLLQGSPDAVKQAFAAALASGVSYVVLPSGADGGAFVELARDLVAPAAPTSDGRPVLRLLPAGGQVALISPELAQAAVTGKGAPGASPGVAPVQAGLPDVRVRVSEGPTGRLLVLAAEFEAGWQASVDGKAVPIVRAWGHQVAVSVPPTPSEVVVEHQGTTRNLLLLAQMAAVLFTLLTAVPTRRRS, from the coding sequence TTGTCCCGCACTGCCGCGTCACCTGTGTTGCGCACGGTCCCCGTTCTGGCCATTGTGGTCTGTCACAACGGCGAGAACTGGTTGCCACTGGCACTTTCCGCGCTGCGGCGCAGCGGAGTCCGGCCGCGGCACATCCTCGCGGTCGACACCGGATCCACCGATGGGACGGCGAAGATCCTCGCCGACGCGGCGTCCGTCGGCGAAGCGCCGGTCTTGGACGGAATTCTCACACTTTCCCGTGATGTCGGCTTCGGCGCCGCCGTCGGCGAGGCCGTCGAGCACGCCGTCGAACGCTGGGGTGATCCCGGTGGCTGGCTCTGGCTCCTGCACGACGACTGCGCGCCGGAACCCGACTGTCTCGAAAACCTGTTGGCAGCGGCCGAAAACGAGCCAGAGGCGACGGTGCTCGGCCCGCTCGCGGTCGACTGGAGCGATCCGCGGCTCATCGTCGAAGCCGGGTTGTCGACCGACGCCATCGGTCACCGGCAACAGGTCGCACCGGACGAGAGCGACATCGCCGTGCTCGCCGTGCCGAGCGCGGGATCGCTGGTGCGGCGGGAAGTCTGGCACGACCTCGGCGGCTACGACCCCCGCTTTTCCTTGCTGCGCGAGGATCTCGACTTCGGCTGGCGCGCCAACGCCGCGGGCGGCCGGGTGCTTTCGGTGCCGACGGCCCGGCTCCGGCACGCTCGCGCGCTCAGCACCGGGCAGCGCGAACCGGACGCCCTCGAGCTTCCCCTCGCGACGGCGAACCGCGCGCACGGGCTGCGGGTGTTCCTCGTCAACTGCTCCCCACTGTCCTTTTGGTTCGGACTTTTTCGAATCCCGGTGTTCGCGGTGCTGAGGGCGCTCGCGTTCCTGGTGCTGCGGCGCACCGGCGAGGCGGGCGCGGAACTCGCGGCCGCCTGGTACCTGCTGCGCGGGCGCGGCGGGTTGCGCGCGGCCCGCGCCGAACGCCGGAAGACCGGCAGGCCGGGCCATGTCCGAGGACTGTTCACCGGCCGGATGACGCGGGTGCGCAACGCGGTGCGCGCCGGTGTCGTCGGTCTCGTCCGGCGTGGCGTCGAACGGGATTTCGCCCTCGGGACGGTGCCGGAGAGCGTCGATCAGGAAGGGGCCTGGATTCCGCCGGAGGCGGTGAAGGCCGGACAGGAGCGGCCGGTCGGGCCCGGCGCGCTGCCGGCGGGAGCGATGCGCGGGGTCGGCTCGCGGGGGACTGGTCTGCGGCGGCCCAGCGGGGTCGTCGCGGTCGCGGTTCCCGAGAAACCCGCGGCGGCTGGGCCGAAACCGTCACCGGTGCCGCGGGACGGCGGGCGGCGGCCGGAACCCGAGCTCGTGTTCGTCGAGGTGGACCGGAAACGCGTCCTGGGCGCGACCGTGTTCGCCCCGCCGGTGCTCATGCTCGTGGTGCTGACGGCACTCGCGTTCGTGATCAACGGTTCGCGGCTCGGGCTGGACCTTTTCGGCGGGAAGCTGCTGCCGGTCGGCGGGCTCGGCGAGATCTGGTCGTCGTATCTCGCGCCGTGGCACGCGATCGCGGGCGGGACCGCGAGCCCCGCGCCCGCGACATTGCCGGTGCTGGGCACGCTCGGCGCGATCTTCACCCCGATCGGCGGGCCTGCGGCACTGGTCGCGATCCTGCTGATCGGTGACATCCCGCTCGCCGCTCTGAGCGCGTACGCCGCCACTCGTCACCTTCGCGTGCGTCGCTGGGTCCGGGCCGTCGTCGCGGCGGCATATGGCGTGCTCCCCGCGGCCACCGCTTCGGTCGCGCAGGGACGTGTCGACGTCGTCGTCGTGCACCTGCTGCTGCCCCTGGTGATCGCGGGCATCGTCGGGCTGCTGGTCCGTGCGGACTCGCGCTGGCTGCACGTTTCCGCGCTGAGCGCGATCGGCCTGGCGCTGATCGGCGCCTTCTCACCGCTGGCGCACGCGCTGGCATTGGTCGGGTTGCTCATCGGGTTCGTGGTGCTGCCGTCGCCGACCGGGCTCGCGCGGCGGATCGCGTCGGTCGGCATCGTGGTGTTCCTGCCGCTGGCGTTGCTGCTGCCGTGGCCGAGTGTGCTGCTGCGGCATCCGGAACTGCTGTTGCACGGGCTCGGCGGCGGCGCCACGGCGGCGTCCGGGGCCGACCTCGCCGGACTGGACCCGGGCGGTCCCGGCGCGTGGCCGATCGGGGTGGCGCTGGTCGCGGCCGCGATCGTCGCGCTGGTGGTCCGGCCGTCGAAGGGCGCGGGCGGCGGTGTCGCGGTCGTCGTGCTGGGTGTGCTCGGGCTCGTGGCGGTGCGGTTCGTCGCGGTGACGCCGATGTCGGGTGGCGCGCACGCGACCGGGTACGCCGGGGTGCCGCTGCTGGTGATCAGCGCGGGGTTGCTGTGGACGGTGCTGGCGACCTGGCAGCGAGGCGGGTCCGGGGTCGACCCCGCGCCGTGGCTGGCGAAGGTCACGGCCGTGGCCGGGGTGCTCGTGCTGCTGGCGTTGGCGACCGGTGCGGTCGTCGCCGGACGGGAAGGGCCGTTGCGGGCGGGTGAGCGTCCTTCACTGGCTCCGGAGATTTCCGCGGAGCTGGCTTCGAGTGGCCGCTCGGTGCTGGTGATCGGGCCTGTTCAGGACGGTGCCCGGCAGACCGGTGGGCGGTTGCCGAGTTTCGGCGACGACGAGTTCGCGCCGACGCCGGGCAGCGCCGATCGGCTCGCCTCGTGGCGCCGGGATCTCCTGCAAGGCTCGCCGGACGCCGTCAAACAGGCCTTCGCGGCTGCTTTGGCCTCGGGGGTGTCGTATGTCGTGCTGCCGAGCGGCGCGGATGGTGGCGCCTTCGTCGAACTCGCGCGTGATCTGGTGGCCCCGGCCGCGCCGACCTCCGACGGGCGGCCGGTGCTGCGGCTGCTGCCCGCCGGCGGACAGGTGGCGTTGATCTCGCCGGAACTGGCGCAGGCGGCCGTGACCGGGAAGGGCGCGCCGGGGGCGTCGCCCGGGGTGGCGCCGGTGCAGGCCGGGCTGCCGGACGTGCGGGTGCGCGTCTCGGAAGGCCCGACCGGGCGGCTGCTCGTGCTGGCCGCGGAGTTCGAGGCGGGCTGGCAGGCGAGTGTGGACGGCAAAGCCGTGCCGATCGTGCGGGCTTGGGGCCACCAGGTCGCGGTCTCGGTGCCGCCCACGCCCTCGGAGGTCGTGGTGGAGCACCAGGGGACCACGCGGAACCTGCTGCTGCTGGCGCAGATGGCGGCGGTGCTGTTCACGCTGCTGACCGCTGTGCCTACGCGGAGGCGCTCTTGA
- a CDS encoding metallopeptidase family protein, whose amino-acid sequence MRRDRHGRGLRGALYPSTLPAAASRAERFDALVLDALEPIEARWRHELTKLDVAVDDVPEVRSDGAPTGVDGVLHDGAVPLSRLVPAGVDRAGLPTRARIVLYRRPLEARAKDPGELAELVHDVLVEQVAGYLGVEPDVIEGE is encoded by the coding sequence ATGCGCCGGGACCGGCACGGCCGGGGCCTGCGCGGAGCGCTGTATCCGTCGACCCTTCCCGCCGCCGCTAGCAGGGCGGAAAGGTTCGACGCGCTGGTTTTGGACGCGCTCGAACCGATCGAAGCGCGGTGGCGGCACGAGCTGACGAAGCTCGACGTCGCCGTCGACGACGTTCCCGAAGTTCGCTCGGATGGCGCACCGACCGGAGTGGACGGCGTGTTGCACGACGGCGCCGTCCCGCTCTCGCGGCTCGTGCCCGCCGGCGTCGACCGCGCCGGCCTCCCGACGCGGGCCCGCATCGTCCTCTACCGCCGCCCCCTCGAAGCGCGCGCGAAGGACCCCGGCGAACTCGCGGAACTCGTCCACGACGTCCTCGTGGAACAGGTGGCGGGCTACCTCGGCGTCGAACCCGACGTCATCGAAGGCGAATAA
- a CDS encoding DUF3499 domain-containing protein codes for MRSVRKCSRTGCLEPAVATLTYAYSDSTAVVGPLATASEPHSYDLCEAHALRLTVPKGWEVVRHEGAFAAPDPSADELTALAEAVREAGRSDKPAPEPEPEGPSGRRGHLRVLPGRA; via the coding sequence GTGCGGAGCGTACGAAAGTGTTCGCGAACGGGTTGTCTCGAACCCGCTGTCGCCACGCTCACGTATGCCTACAGCGATTCGACGGCCGTCGTGGGCCCACTGGCCACGGCGAGCGAGCCGCACTCCTATGACCTCTGCGAGGCACACGCCCTCCGGCTGACCGTGCCCAAGGGCTGGGAAGTCGTCCGGCACGAAGGGGCCTTCGCCGCCCCGGACCCGTCCGCCGACGAGCTGACCGCGCTGGCCGAGGCCGTGCGCGAGGCGGGCCGGTCGGACAAGCCCGCGCCCGAGCCCGAACCCGAGGGACCCTCGGGCAGGCGCGGCCACCTGCGCGTCCTGCCCGGCCGCGCCTGA
- a CDS encoding phosphomannomutase/phosphoglucomutase yields MPDLSGIVKAYDIRGVVGEQLDAALVRDLGSAFALLIKPESDSVVIGHDMRDSSPELAAAFADGVTSQGLDVVSIGLASTDQLYFASGSLNLPGAMFTASHNPAKYNGIKLCRSGAAPVGQDSGLAEIRDTVEQGVPAFEGQRGSVTEKDVLADYAAYLRKLVDLSGSRPLKVVVDAGNGMGGYTVPTVFAGLPIEVVPMYFELDGNFPNHEANPLDPKNIVDLQAKVREEGADAGLAFDGDADRCFVVDERGEPVSPSAITALVAIRELEKEPGGTIIHNLITSKGVPEIVAEHGGKPVRTRVGHSFIKAEMAKTGAIFGGEHSAHYYFRDFWRADTGMLAALHVLAALGEQAGPLSELTAEYSRYSASGEINSTVDDQVARMMAVKDAFGARDGVEIDELDGLTVQLPGGGWFNLRPSNTEPLLRLNVEAADAEAVRALTEDVLAIVRG; encoded by the coding sequence GTGCCAGACCTTTCGGGCATCGTGAAGGCCTACGACATTCGCGGCGTGGTCGGTGAGCAGCTGGACGCGGCACTCGTCCGCGACCTCGGATCGGCGTTCGCCCTGTTGATCAAGCCGGAGTCCGACTCCGTGGTGATCGGCCACGACATGCGCGACTCCTCGCCCGAGCTGGCCGCCGCGTTCGCCGACGGCGTGACCTCGCAGGGCCTCGACGTCGTGTCGATCGGCCTCGCCAGCACCGACCAGCTGTACTTCGCGTCCGGGTCGCTCAACCTGCCGGGCGCCATGTTCACCGCCAGCCACAACCCGGCGAAGTACAACGGCATCAAGCTGTGCCGCTCGGGCGCCGCCCCCGTCGGCCAGGACTCCGGTCTCGCGGAGATCCGCGACACCGTCGAGCAGGGTGTGCCCGCCTTCGAGGGCCAGCGCGGTTCGGTGACCGAGAAGGACGTCCTCGCGGACTATGCGGCGTACCTGCGCAAGCTCGTCGACCTGTCGGGCAGCCGTCCGCTGAAGGTCGTCGTCGACGCAGGCAACGGCATGGGCGGCTACACCGTTCCGACGGTTTTCGCGGGCCTGCCCATCGAGGTCGTTCCGATGTACTTCGAGCTCGACGGCAACTTCCCGAACCACGAGGCCAACCCGCTCGACCCGAAGAACATCGTCGACCTCCAGGCGAAGGTGCGCGAGGAAGGCGCCGACGCGGGTCTCGCCTTCGACGGCGACGCGGACCGCTGCTTCGTCGTCGACGAGCGCGGCGAGCCGGTCTCGCCGAGCGCCATCACCGCGCTGGTCGCGATCCGGGAGCTGGAGAAGGAGCCGGGCGGCACCATCATCCACAACCTGATCACGTCGAAGGGGGTCCCGGAGATCGTCGCCGAACACGGCGGCAAGCCGGTGCGCACCCGGGTCGGCCACTCGTTCATCAAGGCCGAGATGGCCAAGACCGGCGCGATCTTCGGCGGAGAGCACTCCGCCCACTACTACTTCCGCGACTTCTGGCGTGCCGACACCGGCATGCTGGCCGCGCTGCACGTGCTCGCCGCCCTCGGCGAGCAGGCGGGCCCGCTGTCCGAGCTGACGGCGGAGTACTCGCGCTACTCGGCCTCCGGCGAGATCAACTCCACCGTCGACGACCAGGTCGCGCGCATGATGGCGGTCAAGGACGCGTTCGGCGCCCGCGACGGCGTCGAAATCGACGAACTGGACGGTCTCACCGTGCAGCTCCCGGGCGGCGGCTGGTTCAACCTGCGCCCGTCCAACACCGAGCCGCTGCTCCGCCTGAACGTCGAGGCCGCCGACGCCGAGGCCGTCCGGGCGCTGACCGAAGACGTATTGGCGATCGTCCGTGGGTAA
- a CDS encoding Trm112 family protein, with product MAVTFDAQLLEILACPSPDHAPLRPGTPADPEADALTCTECGRVYPVRDGIPVLLLDEATEPTTPDGAHADGP from the coding sequence ATGGCCGTCACGTTCGACGCACAGTTGCTGGAGATCCTGGCCTGCCCGTCCCCTGATCACGCGCCGCTGCGGCCGGGGACGCCGGCCGACCCGGAAGCCGACGCACTGACCTGCACGGAATGCGGTCGCGTGTATCCGGTCCGTGATGGAATCCCGGTATTGTTGCTGGACGAAGCCACCGAGCCGACGACCCCGGATGGCGCTCATGCCGACGGTCCCTGA
- the manA gene encoding mannose-6-phosphate isomerase, class I, with amino-acid sequence MELLRNAVRPYAWGSRTTIPELLGRPVPAPHPEAELWMGAHPGDPSHVIGPDGTERSLLELVEADPVGQLGTTCAGRWGGRLPFLLKILAAEEPLSMQAHPSAAQAAEGYAREESAGIPRDASNRNYPDPTAKPELVCALTEFHALAGFRDPERTISLLKAIETPGLAKYAVLLEAQPDPAGLRALFTTWITLPQAALDELLPEVLDSCVKHVQERGEFDLECRTILELGESHPRDAGVLAALLLNRLTLSAGEAIYLPAGNLHLYLHGTAVEILANSDNILRCGLTPKHVDVPELLRVVDFACGEMPVQSGEREERMSVYRTDAPEFELSRIDWEAGDGGEVTVHDVGPQILLCTAGGLLVTADDGEQVELRRGQSVWLPAADPAVRVRPLSGERTQVFRATAGTC; translated from the coding sequence GTGGAGCTGCTGCGCAATGCCGTGCGGCCCTACGCGTGGGGGTCGAGAACGACGATCCCCGAGCTGTTGGGGCGCCCGGTGCCGGCGCCGCATCCGGAGGCGGAACTGTGGATGGGTGCCCACCCGGGCGACCCGTCCCACGTCATCGGCCCGGACGGTACCGAGCGGAGCCTGCTGGAGCTCGTCGAAGCCGATCCGGTCGGCCAGCTCGGCACGACCTGCGCCGGCCGCTGGGGCGGCAGGCTGCCGTTCCTGCTGAAGATCCTCGCCGCCGAAGAGCCGCTATCGATGCAGGCGCATCCGTCGGCCGCGCAGGCGGCGGAGGGCTACGCGCGCGAGGAGTCGGCGGGGATCCCGCGCGACGCTTCGAACCGCAACTACCCGGATCCGACGGCGAAGCCGGAACTCGTCTGCGCGCTGACGGAGTTCCACGCGCTGGCGGGCTTCCGCGACCCGGAACGCACGATCTCGCTGCTGAAGGCGATCGAGACGCCCGGGCTGGCGAAGTACGCGGTGCTGCTGGAGGCCCAGCCGGATCCGGCCGGGCTGCGCGCGCTGTTCACCACCTGGATCACCCTGCCGCAGGCGGCACTCGACGAACTGTTGCCCGAGGTCCTCGATTCGTGCGTGAAGCACGTTCAGGAACGCGGCGAGTTCGACCTCGAATGCCGCACCATCCTGGAGCTCGGCGAGTCGCACCCCCGTGACGCGGGCGTGCTCGCGGCGCTGCTGCTCAACCGGCTCACCCTCAGCGCGGGCGAGGCGATCTACCTGCCCGCCGGGAACCTGCACCTGTACCTCCACGGCACCGCCGTCGAGATCCTGGCGAATTCGGACAACATCCTGCGCTGCGGGCTGACCCCGAAGCACGTCGATGTGCCGGAGCTGCTGCGCGTCGTCGACTTCGCGTGCGGCGAGATGCCGGTGCAGAGCGGAGAACGCGAGGAGCGCATGTCGGTGTACCGCACCGACGCGCCCGAGTTCGAGCTGTCGCGGATCGATTGGGAGGCCGGGGACGGCGGGGAGGTCACCGTGCACGACGTCGGCCCGCAGATCCTGTTGTGCACCGCCGGTGGCCTGCTGGTGACGGCCGACGACGGCGAGCAGGTCGAACTCCGCCGCGGCCAGTCGGTGTGGCTCCCGGCCGCCGACCCCGCCGTCCGGGTGCGGCCGCTGTCCGGAGAGCGCACCCAGGTGTTCCGCGCCACCGCCGGCACCTGCTGA